The proteins below come from a single Iocasia fonsfrigidae genomic window:
- a CDS encoding aminotransferase class III-fold pyridoxal phosphate-dependent enzyme: MKKYNFKDSKVIKEIDLLKNLHSWSAQGNLDPIVVEKAKGIYFWDSNGKKYFDMSSQLVNVNIGHGNMKVIEAIQEQAEKMTYMGPGFAVDVKSELASKLLDIAPKNMKKVFFTIGGADANENAIKMAKMFTGRDKIFSRYRSYHGATYGAANLTGEPRRFPAEPGIPGFIKFFDPYLYRSPVDFKDEEEACNYYLEQLTEQIIYEGRDSVAAIFLETVTGSNGVIIPPENYLKGVREICDEFGILMVCDEIMAGFGRTGEWFACDNWGVVPDLITFAKGITSGYLPLGGVLVSQDIADFFNDTTLMCGLTYSGHPMGCAAGIATLDVYQEEGLIKNSKLRGKVLGEELELLKEKHPSVGDVRYIGLFSAIELVKDKVSKEPLVPYGQDPGKIMPLILSKLIKQGFFTYTHENIIIVAPPLIIKEEEIKEAMQIMDRVLSEVDEMLK, from the coding sequence ATGAAAAAATACAATTTTAAAGATTCGAAAGTTATTAAGGAAATAGATTTACTTAAAAATCTACATTCCTGGTCAGCACAGGGAAATCTTGATCCGATTGTGGTAGAAAAGGCCAAGGGAATTTATTTCTGGGACTCAAACGGTAAAAAATATTTTGATATGTCTTCACAACTGGTTAATGTTAATATTGGCCATGGAAATATGAAAGTAATTGAAGCTATTCAAGAACAGGCTGAAAAGATGACCTATATGGGACCGGGATTTGCTGTTGATGTTAAGTCTGAATTGGCCAGTAAGTTATTAGATATTGCACCTAAGAATATGAAAAAAGTCTTCTTTACTATTGGAGGTGCTGATGCAAATGAAAATGCCATTAAAATGGCCAAGATGTTTACCGGAAGAGACAAAATATTTTCCAGGTATCGCTCATATCATGGGGCTACTTATGGAGCAGCTAATTTGACTGGTGAACCAAGGAGATTTCCTGCTGAACCAGGAATTCCTGGCTTTATCAAATTTTTTGATCCTTATTTGTACCGCAGTCCTGTTGACTTTAAAGATGAAGAAGAAGCTTGTAATTACTATTTAGAGCAGCTTACAGAACAGATTATTTATGAAGGAAGAGATAGTGTGGCTGCAATTTTTCTGGAAACCGTTACAGGTAGTAATGGGGTTATTATCCCCCCTGAAAATTATTTAAAGGGTGTTAGAGAGATATGTGATGAATTTGGAATTCTGATGGTATGTGATGAGATTATGGCTGGTTTTGGACGAACAGGAGAATGGTTTGCCTGTGATAATTGGGGTGTAGTACCTGATCTAATTACCTTTGCTAAAGGAATTACCTCTGGTTACCTGCCTTTAGGTGGAGTACTTGTCAGCCAAGATATAGCTGATTTTTTCAATGATACTACTTTGATGTGTGGGCTTACTTATAGTGGTCATCCAATGGGTTGTGCAGCCGGTATTGCTACACTTGATGTGTATCAAGAAGAGGGTTTAATCAAAAACAGTAAACTTAGGGGGAAGGTTTTAGGTGAAGAACTGGAATTATTGAAGGAAAAACATCCTTCAGTAGGTGATGTTAGGTATATTGGGTTGTTTTCAGCTATAGAACTGGTTAAAGATAAGGTCAGCAAAGAACCGCTGGTTCCTTATGGACAGGATCCTGGGAAAATAATGCCTTTGATCTTGTCTAAATTAATAAAACAGGGATTTTTTACCTATACACATGAAAATATTATTATTGTTGCACCACCATTAATTATAAAGGAAGAAGAAATAAAAGAAGCAATGCAAATTATGGACAGGGTCCTTAGTGAAGTGGATGAAATGCTAAAATAA
- a CDS encoding M20/M25/M40 family metallo-hydrolase produces MSEITMKLKEISESLNDEAIAFAQKLIQTPSISGNERDVADLLIAEMEKLGYDQVFRDDMGNVVGIVEGSKEGPTIMYNSHLDHVSPGDANNWEGYNPYGGEIDICAVDDQDGNSDQAECIHGRAASDVKGGEAAQVYAGAVLLKLKEEGYDFKGNYMFTGVVQEEPAEMVGMVHLIDQTFKEKGLTYDAMVSSEATSLKLYCGHRGRVEMLATVYGRTSHGSAPWLGINAIYKSMPLIAKIKDELYPSLPEDEHLGQASLSLNIIECSPGALSIVPDKCMLSIDRRTIPGESAETALKEIEGLIEEIAAEDDEFKADVKVKSAVETSYMGREYEVDKEMYPWKISENHPFLQAAASALEELGEPVKYGYWDFGTDASKTAGIDKKPTIGYSPMQEQYAHTPYDKVRTDFLKRAMVGNAAIYLKVVEAGEEAFEELEW; encoded by the coding sequence ATGTCAGAAATTACTATGAAGCTAAAAGAAATTAGTGAGAGTCTTAATGATGAGGCTATAGCCTTTGCGCAAAAATTAATTCAAACTCCAAGTATTAGTGGAAATGAAAGAGATGTAGCTGATTTATTAATTGCCGAGATGGAGAAATTGGGTTATGACCAGGTGTTTAGAGACGATATGGGTAATGTTGTTGGAATTGTGGAAGGAAGTAAAGAAGGACCAACAATTATGTATAACTCACATCTGGATCATGTCAGCCCAGGGGATGCTAATAACTGGGAAGGTTATAATCCCTATGGGGGGGAGATAGATATCTGTGCAGTGGATGACCAGGATGGTAATAGTGATCAAGCAGAATGTATTCATGGACGTGCTGCCTCAGATGTTAAAGGTGGAGAAGCTGCCCAGGTTTATGCAGGTGCTGTTTTACTTAAGTTAAAAGAAGAAGGATATGATTTTAAGGGAAATTATATGTTTACTGGTGTAGTACAGGAAGAACCAGCAGAAATGGTTGGTATGGTCCATTTAATCGATCAGACATTTAAAGAAAAAGGTCTTACTTATGATGCAATGGTATCTTCTGAGGCTACATCATTAAAGCTGTACTGCGGTCACCGCGGAAGGGTTGAGATGTTGGCTACTGTCTATGGTCGTACTTCCCATGGTAGTGCACCATGGTTGGGAATTAATGCTATTTATAAATCTATGCCTTTAATTGCGAAGATAAAAGACGAGTTATATCCGTCATTACCAGAGGATGAACACCTGGGTCAGGCTTCATTGTCTCTGAATATCATTGAATGTTCACCAGGGGCCTTATCTATCGTTCCTGATAAATGTATGTTATCGATAGATAGACGTACTATACCGGGTGAGAGTGCTGAAACTGCTTTAAAAGAGATAGAAGGATTAATAGAGGAAATAGCAGCAGAGGATGATGAATTTAAAGCAGATGTAAAGGTTAAGTCAGCTGTAGAGACATCTTATATGGGTCGTGAATATGAAGTTGATAAAGAGATGTATCCATGGAAAATAAGTGAAAATCATCCTTTTTTACAAGCTGCTGCTTCTGCTCTAGAAGAGTTAGGTGAACCAGTTAAATATGGGTACTGGGATTTTGGAACTGATGCCAGTAAAACTGCCGGAATTGATAAAAAGCCTACTATTGGATATTCTCCAATGCAGGAACAATATGCACATACACCTTATGATAAGGTTAGAACCGATTTCTTGAAACGGGCTATGGTAGGTAATGCAGCTATTTATTTAAAAGTAGTTGAAGCTGGTGAAGAGGCCTTTGAGGAATTAGAATGGTAA